TGCGATCCGAAACAAGCCGTTGCCGTTGCCAACAAGATCGTCAACGACGGCGTCAAGTTCGTGGTTGGCCACCTGTGCTCCAGCTCCACTCAGCCGGCTTCGGACATCTACGAAGACGAAGGCATCCTGATGATCACCGCGGCTTCCACCAGCCCGGACATCACCGCTCGCGGTTACGAACTGGTGTTCCGCACCATCGGCCTAGACAGCCTGCAAGGCCCGACCGCAGGCAACTTCATCGCTGACCACATCAAGCCGAAGACCGTTGCCGTCATCCACGACAAGCAGCAGTACGGTGAAGGCATCGCCACTGCAGTCAAGCAGACCCTGGAAGACAAAGGCGTGAAAGTCGCCATGTTCGAAGGCATCAACGCCGGCGACAAGGACTTCTCCGCACTGATCGCCAAGCTCAATCAGGCGGGCGTCGATTTCGTCTACTACGGCGGCTACCACCCGGAACTGGGCCTGCTGCTGCGCCAGACCAAAGAACGCGGCCTGAACGTCAAGTTCATGGGTCCGGAAGGCGTCGGCAACTCCGAAATTTCCGCCATTGCCGGCCCGGCTTCCGAAGGTCTGCTGGTAACCCTGCCGAAGTCCTTCGACCAGGATCCGAAGAACCAGGCACTGGTAGAAGCCTTCAAGGCCAAGAACGAAGACTCCAGCGGTCCGTTCGTGTTCCCGGCCTACGCTGCCGTTCAGGTTATCGCCGAAGGCATCGAGAAAGCCGGCGACACCGATACCGCCAAGGTAGCAGCTGCGCTGCGCTCCAACAGCTTCGACACTCCCACCGGCACCCTGGCCTTCGACGAGAAGGGCGACCTGAAGGACTTCAGCTTCGTGGTGTACGAGTGGCACCAGGACGGCACCAAGTCCGAAGCCAAGTAAGACCCGCCGAAGGCACTTATTCATGAGCTAGCGAGCTAGCGCCATGCAGCAGGAACAGGCGAGGAAGCGCAGTGTACTTTCGTACATGAGCATTCCGAGCCTGTTCTTGGCAGCAGGGCCGACGCGCAGCAGATCATGAACGAGTGTTCTGAACCCAGAGCCCACTGCAGAAGTGGGCTTTGCTTATTAGAAGAATTCCGGCCTCGCGCTGCGCCACAAGCGCCGCTTTACGCAAGCGCCCAGGAGTTAGGCAATGCCTGATCTTTATCACTACCTGCAACAGTTGCTCAATGGCCTGACCATTGGCAGCACCTATGCCCTGATCGCCATCGGCTACACCATGGTCTACGGCATCATCGGCATGATCAACTTCGCCCACGGCGAGGTTTACATGATTGGCTCGTACGTAGCCTTCACCGTGATCGCCGGCCTTGCCATGTTCGGCCTGGAAGCCGTGCCTTTCGTGATGATCGCGGCCTTCGCCGCCACCATGATCGTCACCAGCGCCTACGGTTACAGCATCGAACGGGTGGCCTACCGCCCCCTGCGTGGCGGCAACCGACTCATCCCGCTGATCTCCGCGATCGGTATGTCGATCTTCCTGCAGAACGCGGTACTGCTTTCGCAGGACTCCAAGGACAAGGCCATCCCCAGCCTGCTGCCCGGCAACTTTATCTTCGGAGAAAGCGCAGCCAACGGCGTGGTGGTGTCCTACATGCAGGTGCTGATCTTCATCGTCACCTTCGTCACCATGGTCGGCCTGACCCTGTTCATCTCCCGTTCTCGCCTGGGCCGCGCCTGCCGCGCCTGCGCCGAAGACCTGAAGATGGCCAACCTGCTCGGCATCAACACCAACAACATCATCGCCCTGACCTTCGTCATCGGCGCGGCGCTGGCCGCCATCGCCTCGGTACTGCTGGGCATGAACTACGGCGTGATCAACCCGCACCTGGGCTTCCTCGCCGGCATCAAGGCCTTCACCGCAGCGGTACTCGGCGGTATCGGCAGCATTCCCGGCGCGGTGCTCGGCGGCCTGCTGCTGGGCGTAGCCGAAGCCTTCGGCGCCGATATCTTCGGCGATCAATACAAGGACGTGGTGGCGTTCAGCCTGCTGGTGCTGGTGCTGCTGTTCCGTCCCACCGGCATCCTTGGCCGCCCGGAGGTGGAAAAGGTATGAGCCGCAACATCAAATCCGCGATTTTCAGCGCCCTGCTGGTGCTGATCATCTCTTATCCCGTATTGGGCCTGAAACTCAGCACCTCCGGCATCAGCCTGCGGGTCGACGGCGCCACTGCCTTCGAACTCTGGTGCATCGGCGGCGCCGCTGTGCTGATCTTCCTCTGGCAGCTGCTGCGCGACCAGATCACCCCGGCCTGGGCCAAGCTGCCCAAGCTGCCCAAGCTGCCAGGCGGCTCCGGCCAGCTCGGCAACTTCCTCACCCTGCCCTCCACCCAGCGCTGGATCATTCTGGCGATGGTCATGGTGGCGCTGGTGTGGCCGTTCTTCGCCAGCCGCGGCGCGGTGGATATCGCCACGCTGATCCTGATCTACGTGATGCTCGGCCTTGGCCTGAACATCGTGGTTGGCCTCGCCGGTCTGCTCGATCTGGGCTATGTCGGCTTCTACGCCGTCGGTGCCTACAGCTACGCCATCCTCTCGCACTACTTCGGCCTGGGCTTCTGGATCTGCCTGCCGATCGCCGGGATGATGGCCGCGCTGTTCGGCTTCCTGCTGGGCTTCCCGGTGCTGCGCCTGCGTGGCGACTACCTGGCCATCGTCACCCTCGGCTTCGGCGAGATCATCCGCATCCTGCTGCGCAACCTGACCGATCTGACCGGGGGCCCCAACGGCCTGAGCATCGCCAACGAGAACAAGCCGACTCTGTTCGGGTTGTCCTTCGAGCGCCGCGTGCCGGCAGACATGCCGACCTTCCACGGTTACTTCGAGCTGGCCTACAACTCGCAGTACAAGGTGATCTTCCTCTACCTGATCGCCCTGCTGCTGGTGCTGCTGACCCTGTTTTTGGTCAACCGCCTGCTGCGCATGCCGATCGGCCGTGCCTGGGAAGCCTTGCGTGAAGACGAGATCGCCTGCCGCGCGCTGGGTCTGAACCCCACCGTGATCAAGCTCTCGGCCTTCACCCTCGGCGCCAGCCTGGCCGGTTTCGCCGGCAGCTTCTTCGCCGCCCGCCAGGGTCTGGTGACACCGGAGTCGTTCACCTTCATCGAGTCGGCCATGATCCTCGCCATCGTGGTACTGGGTGGCATGGGCTCGCAGCTCGGCGTGATTCTCGCCGCCATCGTCATGGTGATGCTGCAGGAGATGCGAGAACTCAGCGAGTACCGCATGCTGATCTTCGGCCTGGTCATGATCTTCATGATGGTCTGGCGCCCGCAAGGGTTGCTGCCGATGCAACGTCCCCACCTGGAGCTGAAGCGATGAGCCGCACGATTCTCGAAGTAAGCGGCCTGTCCATGCGTTTCGGCGGCCTGCTGGCCGTCAACGGGGTGGGCCTGAACGTCAAGGAAAAGCAGGTGGTCTCGATGATCGGCCCGAACGGCGCCGGCAAGACCACCGTATTCAACTGCCTGACCGGTTTCTACCAGCCAAGCTCGGGCAGCATCCGTCTCAATGGCGAGGCCATCGAAGGCCTGCCGGGGCACAAGATCGCCCGCAAGGGTGTGGTACGGACCTTCCAGAA
The sequence above is drawn from the Pseudomonas sp. Z8(2022) genome and encodes:
- a CDS encoding branched-chain amino acid ABC transporter substrate-binding protein; protein product: MNKAKQISKLFAAMALAGAASYSMAADNIKIALAGPVTGAVAQYGEMQFIGAKMAIEQINKAGGVNGAQLEGVVYDDACDPKQAVAVANKIVNDGVKFVVGHLCSSSTQPASDIYEDEGILMITAASTSPDITARGYELVFRTIGLDSLQGPTAGNFIADHIKPKTVAVIHDKQQYGEGIATAVKQTLEDKGVKVAMFEGINAGDKDFSALIAKLNQAGVDFVYYGGYHPELGLLLRQTKERGLNVKFMGPEGVGNSEISAIAGPASEGLLVTLPKSFDQDPKNQALVEAFKAKNEDSSGPFVFPAYAAVQVIAEGIEKAGDTDTAKVAAALRSNSFDTPTGTLAFDEKGDLKDFSFVVYEWHQDGTKSEAK
- the livH gene encoding high-affinity branched-chain amino acid ABC transporter permease LivH, with product MPDLYHYLQQLLNGLTIGSTYALIAIGYTMVYGIIGMINFAHGEVYMIGSYVAFTVIAGLAMFGLEAVPFVMIAAFAATMIVTSAYGYSIERVAYRPLRGGNRLIPLISAIGMSIFLQNAVLLSQDSKDKAIPSLLPGNFIFGESAANGVVVSYMQVLIFIVTFVTMVGLTLFISRSRLGRACRACAEDLKMANLLGINTNNIIALTFVIGAALAAIASVLLGMNYGVINPHLGFLAGIKAFTAAVLGGIGSIPGAVLGGLLLGVAEAFGADIFGDQYKDVVAFSLLVLVLLFRPTGILGRPEVEKV
- a CDS encoding high-affinity branched-chain amino acid ABC transporter permease LivM; the protein is MSRNIKSAIFSALLVLIISYPVLGLKLSTSGISLRVDGATAFELWCIGGAAVLIFLWQLLRDQITPAWAKLPKLPKLPGGSGQLGNFLTLPSTQRWIILAMVMVALVWPFFASRGAVDIATLILIYVMLGLGLNIVVGLAGLLDLGYVGFYAVGAYSYAILSHYFGLGFWICLPIAGMMAALFGFLLGFPVLRLRGDYLAIVTLGFGEIIRILLRNLTDLTGGPNGLSIANENKPTLFGLSFERRVPADMPTFHGYFELAYNSQYKVIFLYLIALLLVLLTLFLVNRLLRMPIGRAWEALREDEIACRALGLNPTVIKLSAFTLGASLAGFAGSFFAARQGLVTPESFTFIESAMILAIVVLGGMGSQLGVILAAIVMVMLQEMRELSEYRMLIFGLVMIFMMVWRPQGLLPMQRPHLELKR